The DNA sequence TCAAAGGCAAAAGCATGATTTGCACCAATATTTGCTTGAACTCGTGCAGCCGTTGAAGGCATCATAGAGTCTGGGGTGATAGTTGCCACAATGATAAAGTCTAGCTCATCTGCATGGATATTCGCCTTTTTCAACAATTGACTTGCCACCTTTGTAGCCAAATCACTCGTTGATTCTGTTTGTGACAGATGACGGCGTTCTATTCCTGTCCGACTTGAAATCCATTCATCGCTCGTATCCATTATTTTTGCCAAATCATCATTTGTAACCACCTGACTTGGAGCATAATGAGCGACTTGACTAATTTTCGCATAGTTCATTATTTCAAATCCTCTAGAAAACGATACAGATTAGTCAGACCTTTTCCCATGACCTTCATCTCTTCAGCATCCATTCCTTCAATAATTCTTTCAACCATTCTCTTGTGAAATCTTCTATGCAAGCGATAAATTAGGCGACCATTTTTTGTCAAATTCAGATGAACAACACGACGATCAACTTCTGAACGTGTCCGTTCAATATAGCCTTTTCTTTCAAGGTTATTTAAACTAGTTGTTACGGTTCCTAATGTCACCATCAATTCCTTTGCTACGCTACTAGGAGTCGCATTGGGATTTTTTCCAACAACATCAATCGTGTGCATTTCTTTGATAGAGATATCTTTGAAGCGACTGCCTCTCAAACTAGATTCTTCAATAACCAATACATTATTGAAAATAGATGTTAAATAATCATTGACCAATTGGTAATCCAAAAATCTATCCTCCTCTAACAAAAAAACTTTCAACATCAAAACATTTGACTAAAAAAGTATATCAAATATCAAATTAAATTGCAACTACTTTTTTACTTCCCAGAAAATTTTGGTCGACGCTTCTCAGCATAAGCTCGCACCCCTTCTTTGAAATCTTCTGTGAAAGCCAATGTCTTTTGCAACTGTAGTTCGAGTTTTGCATACTCATCCCAACCAGTAAACAAACTCTTCCATACCAATTCTTTAATAGCACGATAAGAATTAAGTGAATGACGTTTCAACTTCTTAATCACTTGATTCGTTGTAGTTTCTAACTTTTCAACTTCACAAACTTTATACAAAAGACCATAATTTAAAGCTTTTTCTGCGTTTAACGGTTCACCTGTCATTGCTAATTGAGTTGCTCTCGTCACACCAATCGCTCTAGCAAGTAAATACAGACCACCCGCATCAGGAGCAAGACCTACCCCCACAAAAGCTTGAATAAAACGAGAACGATCCGTTGCAATACAGAAATCCGCGGCGACTACCATATTAGCTGCTGCACCAGCGACTGGCCCATCTACACTCATAACGACCGGCTTAGATAATTGTTTCATTGAGTAAGAAATTTCATTGACCAATTCAGCAATTTTGACCAAAGACTGAATATCATCTGCCTCCACCGCTCGTTGCATTTCTGCCAAATCACCACCAACAGAAAATACTTTCCCATTTGCATTGATGAGCAAAATTTGGACAGCTTTATCCTCAGCAGCCATTTTTATCGCTCTTAAAATTTCTTCACACATGGGAACATTAAACCCATTGGAAACCTCTGGGCGATTCAAAGTCAATGTTGCAACACCGTCATTAACGTTATATAAAATATTTTCAAATTGCATTTAATTGCCTCCGACAATTATTTTCTTTGTCAATTAAATTATTTGAATATCAAATAATATGGTTACATTCTAACATAAAATATTTGCTTTAGCAAGTAAGCACAAGTAAATTTGAAAAGATTTCAGAATTTTGCTATAATTTAAACAATCAGCCTATAGGAGAATTTATGAAAGTTGTTAAATTTGGAGGAAGTTCACTTGCCTCTGCTGGTCAATTAGAAAAAGTATTACAGATTATAAAAGCTGATCCTGAACGTCGATTCGTGATTGTCTCTGCGCCTGGGAAGCGAAGCACTCAGGATACAAAGGTAACAGATGCCCTCATTAAATATTATAGAAACTATGTTGCTGGTAATGACGTAACAAAGCACCAACAATGGATTATTCAGCGTTATCGAGATATGGCGTTAGAACTGCAGCTCAAACCAAATATTCTAGAAAGAATTTCAAAAAGTTTCCAAAAGCTCGCAAGCCTTCCTATCGAAAACAATAAGTTCTTGTACGATACTTTTCTTGCTGCAGGTGAAAATAACAATGCGAAACTCATTGCAGCCTATTTCTCCCAAAATGGGATAAATGCACGTTATGTTCATCCCAGAGAAGCAGGACTTATTGTGTCCAGTGAACCAGGAAATGCGCGACTTCTCCCCTCCAGTTATGATAAAATCGAAGAATTAAATGAAGCTGATGAAGTATTGATTATACCAGGATTCTTTGGAGTAACAAAAAACGACCAGATTTGCACCTTTTCACGTGGTGGGTCTGATATTACTGGCTCTATTATTGCTGCAGGTGTAAAAGCTGATCTTTATGAAAATTTTACAGATGTTGATGGTATTTTTGCAGCACACCCTGGCATTATCCACATGCCACACTCCATTCCAGAATTAACTTATCGCGAAATGCGCGAATTAGCTTATGCAGGTTTTACTGTATTACATGACGAAGCACTCATTCCAGCTTACCGTGGGAAAATTCCACTCGTTATAAAAAATACAAATAACCCTACTCATCCTGGTACAAAAATTGTTTTAAAGCACAGCAACAGGGACTTCCCTGTAGTAGGTATTGCTGCAGATGCCCATTTCACCAGTATTAACATGTCTAAATACCTCATGAACCGTGAAATCGGTTTTGGTAGAAAAGTTCTACAAATATTGGAAGATCTAAATATCCGCTGGGAGCACATGCCTACCGGTATCGATGACTTATCTATTATTCTTCGGGATCGTGAGTTAACCCCCATTAAAGAGGAAGAAATTCTTCGTCAATTAAGACAAAAGTTAGAAGTTGACCACGCAGAAATCGAACATGATCTCTCAATCATTATGATTGTCGGTGAAAAAATGAAAAGTCACATCGGTTTGACTGCTACCGCAACTAAAGCACTGTCAGATAATCACATTAATATCCAAATGATTTCCCAAGGATCTAGTGAAGTTTCTATCATGATTGTTATCAATTCCGAACAAGAAAAAGCAGCTATAAAAGCACTGTACAAAGCTTTTTTTGAATAAAAATTGAGAGTCTAGGTAAAAATTCATAAAAATAGTCAAAAAGCTTAAAATCAACCTTTTAATTAACTTAATTTTAAGCTTTTTTCGCTATAAGCGATTATTACACTTTGACCATGAATGGAGTTTTTGCTCAGCCACTTGCATTATATTAACCCCAAAATCTTGATGTAGTAGCTGATGATAAAAGCAACAGCATAGGGTAGGTAGGAGTACGAACTAAAAATTTTCAAATTTTGATTGATTGCTATGCGTAATCTCCCCAGAGTGTATTATTTATAGGTGAACTCGTCAGGCATCTCACTTGGAAATCTATTACAAAATATAATCATCCATGAGCAGTCTAAAAACCAAACAATCTTAATTTGATTGAGATAATACAATCCTCTCGATAAATGAAACAGTGTAACTCATTCTCTAAAAATGAAAATTTTACAAAAATACATTCTCATTGCTTTGAACATAAAAAAGAGAATGAACTTCGTCCTCTGCTTTTCATCAACCAAGAGCCTGAATTAGTGTTATAAATAATAATTTTAACCCGAGATTCTGCATTCTATTTTAAAAATAGCAAAAAAAGAAACCCGATTATATCAAGGTTTCTAATCATGTATCAACTCCGGCAGTAGGACTCGAACCTACGACATCATGATTAACAGTCATGCGCTACTACCAACTGAGCTATGCCGGATAAATGCTAAGCGACTACCATATCTCACAGGGGGCAACCCCCAACTACTTCCGGCGTTCTAGGGCTTAACTTCTGTGTTCGGCATGGGTACAGGTGTATCTCCTAGGCTATCGTCACTTAACTGCTGAGTATCTAACACACTCAAAATTGAATAACGCCTCAAATGCTACAGGCTAAACCTTGCGCTGCTTCTCAATGAATTTATTTCTCGGATAAGTCCTCGAGCTATTAGTATTAGTCCGCTCCATTGCTCACACAACTTCCACTCCTAACCTATCTACCTGATCTTCTCTCAGGGCTCTTACTAACATAACGTTATGGGAAATCTCATCTTGAGGTGGGTTTCACACTTAGATGCTTTCAGCGTTTATCCCTTCCCTACATAGCTACCCAGCGATGCTCTTGGCAGAACAACTGGTACACCAGCGGTAAGTCCACTCTGGTCCTCTCGTACTAGGAGCAGATCCTCTCAAATTTCCTTCGCCCGCGACGGATAGGGACCGAACTGTCTCACGACGTTCTGAACCCAGCTCGCGTGCCGCTTTAATGGGCGAACAGCCCAACCCTTGGGACCGACTACAGCCCCAGGATGCGACGAGCCGACATCGAGGTGCCAAACCTCCCCGTCGATGTGAACTCTTGGGGGAGATAAGCCTGTTATCCCCAGGGTAGCTTTTATCCGTTGAGCGATGGCCCTTCCATACGGAACCACCGGATCACTAAGCCCGACTTTCGTCCCTGCTCGAGTTGTTGCTCTCGCAGTCAAGCTCCCTTATACCTTTACACTCTGCGATTGATTTCCAACCAATCTGAGGGAACCTTTGGGCGCCTCCGTTACCTTTTAGGAGGCGACCGCCCCAGTCAAACTGCCCGTCAGACACTGTCTCCGATAGGGATCACCTATCCGGGTTAGAGTGGCCATAACACAAGGGTAGTATCCCAACATCGCCTCCATCGAAACTGGCGTCCCGATCTCTTTGGCTCCTACCTATCCTGTACATGTGGCACAGACACTCAATATCAAACTGCAGTAAAGCTCCATGGGGTCTTTCCGTCCTGTCGCGGGTAACCTGCATCTTCACAGGTACTAAAATTTCACCGAGTCTCTCGTTGAGACAGTGCCCAAATCATTACGCCTTTCGTGCGGGTCGGAACTTACCCGACAAGGAATTTCGCTACCTTAGGACCGTTATAGTTACGGCCGCCGTTTACTGGGGCTTCAATTCATACCTTCGACTTACGTCTAAGCACTCCTCTTAACCTTCCAGCACCGGGCAGGCGTCACCCCCTATACATCATCTTACGATTTAGCAGAGAGCTGTGTTTTTGATAAACAGTTGCTTGGGCCTATTCACTGCGGCTGACTTTAAGCCAGCACCCCTTCTCCCGAAGTTACGGGGTCATTTTGCCGAGTTCCTTAACGAGAGTTCTCTCGATCACCTGAGGCTACTCGCCTCGACTACCTGTGTCGGTTTGCGGTACGGGTAGAGTATAAATTAACGCTAGAAGCTTTTCTTGGCAGTGTGACATCACTCACTTCGCTACTAAACTTCGCTCCCCATCACAGCTCAATGTTACAGATAGAAGCATTTGACTCCTATCACACCTCACTGCTTAGACATGCTCTTCCATTCGCACGCTTGAGTTAGCCTACTGCGTCCCTCCTTCACTCTATACTCTAGTACAGGAATCTCTACCTGTTGGCCATCGGATACACCTTTCGGTCTCTCCTTAGGTCCCGACTAACCCAGGGCGGACGAGCCTTCCCCTGGAAACCTTAGTCTTACGGTGGACAGGATTCTCACCTGTCTTGCGCTACTCATACCGGCATTCTCACTTCTATGCGTTCCAGCGCTCCTCACGGTACACCTTCACCACACATAGAACGCTCTCCTACCATCCCCTAAAGGATCCACAGCTTCGGTAAATTGTTTTAGCCCCGGTACATTTTCGGCGCAGGGTCACTCGACTAGTGAGCTATTACGCACTCTTTGAATGAATAGCTGCTTCTAAGCTAACATCCTAGTTGTCTGTGCAACCCCACATCCTTTTCCACTTAACAATTATTTTGGGACCTTAGCTGGTGGTCTGGGCTGTTTCCCTTTCGACTACGGATCTTAGCACTCGCAGTCTGACTGCCGACCATAATTCATTGGCATTCGGAGTTTATCTGAGATTGGTAATCCGGGATGGACCCCTCACCCAAACAGTGCTCTACCTCCAAGAATCTTTCTGTCGACGCTAGCCCTAAAGCTATTTCGGAGAGAACCAGCTATCTCCAAGTTCGTTTGGAATTTCTCCGCTACCCACAAGTCATCCAAGCACTTTTCAACGTGCCCTGGTGCGGTCCTCCAGTGAGTTTTACCTCACCTTCAACCTGCTCATGGGTAGGTCACATGGTTTCGGGTCTACATCATGATACTATGGCGCCCTCTTCAGACTCGGTTTCCCTACGGCTCCGTCTCTTCAACTTAACCTCGCATCATAACGTAACTCGCCGGTTCATTCTACAAAAGGCACGCTCTCACCCATTAACGGGCTCGAACTTGTTGTAGGCACACGGTTTCAGGTTCTCTTTCACTCCCCTCCCGGGGTGCTTTTCACCTTTCCCTCACGGTACTGGTTCACTATCGGTCACTAGGGAGTATTTAGGGTTGGGAGATGGTCCTCCCAGCTTCCGACGGGATTCCTCGTGTCCCGCCGTACTCAGGATCCTGCTAGGTATAAAGATTATTTAAAATACGAGGCTCTTACTCTCTCTGGCAACCCTTCCCAAGGTCTTCTTCTATAATCTTTAAGTCCACATCGCAGTCCTACAACCCCGAGAAGTAAACTTCTCGGTTTGCCCTCTTGCCCTTTCGCTCGCCGCTACTCAGGCAATCGCTTTTGCTTTCTCTTCCTGCAGCTACTTAGATGTTTCAGTTCACTGCGTCTTCCTCCTCATATCCTTAACAGATACGGGTAACAGGCATCTACCTGTTGGGTTCCCCCATTCGGACATCCCTGGATCTACGCTTACTTACAGCTCCCCAAGGCATTTCGTCGTTTGTCACGTCCTTCTTCGGCTCCTAGTGCCAAGGCATCCACCGTGCGCCCTTACTAACTTAACCTTATTTTTGACCTCTCAGTCATATACTCATTA is a window from the Streptococcus anginosus subsp. whileyi MAS624 genome containing:
- a CDS encoding MarR family winged helix-turn-helix transcriptional regulator; translated protein: MDYQLVNDYLTSIFNNVLVIEESSLRGSRFKDISIKEMHTIDVVGKNPNATPSSVAKELMVTLGTVTTSLNNLERKGYIERTRSEVDRRVVHLNLTKNGRLIYRLHRRFHKRMVERIIEGMDAEEMKVMGKGLTNLYRFLEDLK
- a CDS encoding enoyl-CoA hydratase, with protein sequence MQFENILYNVNDGVATLTLNRPEVSNGFNVPMCEEILRAIKMAAEDKAVQILLINANGKVFSVGGDLAEMQRAVEADDIQSLVKIAELVNEISYSMKQLSKPVVMSVDGPVAGAAANMVVAADFCIATDRSRFIQAFVGVGLAPDAGGLYLLARAIGVTRATQLAMTGEPLNAEKALNYGLLYKVCEVEKLETTTNQVIKKLKRHSLNSYRAIKELVWKSLFTGWDEYAKLELQLQKTLAFTEDFKEGVRAYAEKRRPKFSGK
- a CDS encoding aspartate kinase, with product MKVVKFGGSSLASAGQLEKVLQIIKADPERRFVIVSAPGKRSTQDTKVTDALIKYYRNYVAGNDVTKHQQWIIQRYRDMALELQLKPNILERISKSFQKLASLPIENNKFLYDTFLAAGENNNAKLIAAYFSQNGINARYVHPREAGLIVSSEPGNARLLPSSYDKIEELNEADEVLIIPGFFGVTKNDQICTFSRGGSDITGSIIAAGVKADLYENFTDVDGIFAAHPGIIHMPHSIPELTYREMRELAYAGFTVLHDEALIPAYRGKIPLVIKNTNNPTHPGTKIVLKHSNRDFPVVGIAADAHFTSINMSKYLMNREIGFGRKVLQILEDLNIRWEHMPTGIDDLSIILRDRELTPIKEEEILRQLRQKLEVDHAEIEHDLSIIMIVGEKMKSHIGLTATATKALSDNHINIQMISQGSSEVSIMIVINSEQEKAAIKALYKAFFE